A genomic stretch from Setaria viridis chromosome 1, Setaria_viridis_v4.0, whole genome shotgun sequence includes:
- the LOC117846507 gene encoding uncharacterized protein — translation METGGEEFAIGVVISAKTTLGEEFEGQIVAFDRPSNLLVIQEGVGRAESGERRNVRVLKANYIREFSVVSKGDDPLDPPGCMLDLDAIYAREEAALRQAEIEAERIGVGVTPEAQSIFDALSKTLPVQWDKTDIIVMKEVRVRSPYLPENVSGGTAAANERVKKVIDFERKRLHARVPGQFS, via the exons atggagaCCGGCGGCGAGGAGTTTGCGATCGGCGTGGTGATCTCCGCAAAGACCACGCTCGGGGAGGAGTTCGAGGGCCAGATCGTCGCCTTCGACCGCCCATccaacctcctcgtcatcca GGAGGGCGTGGGGAGGGCGGAAAGCGGGGAGCGGCGGAACGTGAGGGTGCTCAAGGCGAACTACATCCGGGAGTTCTCTGTGGTCAGCAAGGGTGACGACCCACTTGATCCCCCCGGCTGCATGCTCGACCTCGACGCGATTTATGCCCGGGAGGAGGCCGCGCTCAG GCAAGCAGAGATTGAAGCTGAAAGAATTGGTGTTGGTGTCACCCCAGAAGCTCAAAGTATATTTGATGCACTGTCGAAGAC GCTTCCAGTTCAGTGGGACAAGACTGACATTATTGTAATGAAGGAGGTTCGTGTACGCAGTCCATACCTGCCTGAAAATGTTAGCGGAGGAACAGCTGCAGCAAATGAACGCGTTAAGAAAGTG ATTGACTTTGAAAGGAAAAGATTACACGCCCGTGTACCTGGCCAATTTTCTTAA